One Anopheles marshallii chromosome 3, idAnoMarsDA_429_01, whole genome shotgun sequence genomic region harbors:
- the LOC128714425 gene encoding hemiasterlin resistant protein 1-like, protein MPRRDTRSKTVPPSRKFTTTDTKSQHGTGQSVPAKAEAEPTKSPSASTAPGSGLFSQMAATAGGVAIGSVLGRALGGLFERSEPKDASTNAVEKDQKSAMESITPDRSASVEQCSMEIKQFLSCVDKEMDVKICEGFKEALQQCKTKAASSISMFDHV, encoded by the coding sequence ATGCCCCGCCGTGATACTCGTTCGAAAACGGTTCCTCCATCCCGTAAATTTACTACCACCGACACTAAATCTCAACATGGAACAGGCCAAAGTGTCCCCGCCAAAGCAGAAGCCGAGCCAACGAAATCACCGTCTGCCTCTACAGCACCAGGATCGGGCCTTTTCTCACAAATGGCAGCTACTGCCGGTGGCGTTGCAATTGGGTCCGTGCTAGGCCGCGCACTGGGTGGACTATTCGAACGTTCCGAGCCAAAAGACGCAAGCACGAATGCCGTGGAGAAGGACCAGAAGTCTGCGATGGAGTCGATCACGCCGGACAGAAGCGCCTCCGTGGAGCAATGCAGCATGGAAATCAAGCAATTTCTTTCATGCGTGGATAAGGAAATGGACGTGAAGATTTGCGAAGGTTTCAAGGAAGCGCTGCAAcagtgcaaaacgaaagccGCCTCTAGTATATCTATGTTCGATCACGTGTAG
- the LOC128711109 gene encoding probable 3-hydroxyisobutyrate dehydrogenase, mitochondrial produces MAFRVLTRTTGTQQQQQLKLLSDLLIRSFSSGPKNVGFIGLGNMGGPMASNLMAKGHKLHVFDISKEAKDSLQAKGAVPYDNVAELAKASDFVVTMLPNNDIVADTYDTIIGGGGIRNQTVFIDSSTIDPNVAKAVQKKVKAAGATFVDAPVSGGVPGAKNATLTFMVGGTTEEYQAVKELLEGMGKKITHCGGYGMGQAAKVCNNMMLGISMCGLAECMNLAIRLGLDPKVFSDIVNASTGRSWASEVNNPVPGIIPTAPAASGYAGGFATGLITKDLGIASAVATSSNSPIPLGALTHQIYRTLMAKGLANKDFSVVYDFLKNAEGK; encoded by the exons ATGGCCTTCCGTGTGCTGACGCGTACCACCGgcacccagcagcagcaacagttgaaGCTTCTGTCCGACCTGTTGATCCGTTCGTTTAGCAGCGGCCCCAAGAATGTTGGGTTCATCGGTCTCGGTAACATGGGCGGTCCGATGGCAAGCAACCTGATGGCAAAG GGTCATAAGCTGCATGTGTTCGACATCTCGAAGGAGGCGAAGGATTCGCTGCAAGCGAAAGGGGCCGTTCCGTACGACAATGTGGCCGAACTAGCCAAGGCTTCTGATTTCGTTGTGACCATGTTGCCGAACAACGATATTGTGGCTGACACGTACGACACCAtcatcggtggtggtggtatcaGGAACCAGACCGTCTTTATCGATTCGAGCACGATCGATCCAAACGTGGCAAAGGCG GTCCAGAAAAAGGTGAAAGCTGCCGGAGCAACGTTCGTTGATGCACCAGTGTCGGGCGGAGTGCCTGGAGCCAAGAACGCCACACTCACCTTCATGGTTGGCGGTACGACCGAGGAGTACCAGGCGGTGAAGGAACTGCTAGAGGGTATGGGCAAGAAAATTACACACTGCGGCGGATACGGCATGGGCCAGGCGGCCAAAGTGTGCAACAATATGATGTTGGGCATTTCGATGTGCGGGTTAGCCGAGTGCATGAATCTTGCCATCCGGCTAGGACTCGACCCGAAAGTGTTCTCCGACATCGTGAACGCTTCGACAGGACGGAGCTGGGCGTCGGAGGTGAATAACCCGGTGCCCGGAATTATCCCAACCGCACCGGCAGCCAGCGGATATGCGGGTGGTTTTGCGACGGGACTCATCACGAAGGATCTTGGCATTGCGTCGGCGGTTGCGACCAGCTCGAACTCACCGATACCGCTCGGTGCGCTCACGCACCAGATCTACCGGACGCTGATGGCGAAGGGTTTAGCCAACAAGGACTTTTCGGTTGTGTACGATTTCCTCAAGAACGCAGAGGGCAAATGA